A genomic window from Salvia splendens isolate huo1 chromosome 11, SspV2, whole genome shotgun sequence includes:
- the LOC121755775 gene encoding clathrin interactor EPSIN 2-like isoform X1 has translation MKKAFDQTVRDIKRGVNKKVLKVPSIEQKVLDATSNEPWGPHGSLLADIAQATRNYHEYQMIISVIWKRINDTGKNWRHVYKALIVLEYLIAHGSERVIDDIKEHAYQISTLSDFQYIDSSGKDQGNNVRKKSQSIVALVNDKERIQEVRQKAAANRDKFRSNPTGGMYHPGSGGYGEKYDDDRYGNRDDDRNGHGRDREWGSRDEDRYGRYGESYGRDGDRYGRDNEERFGRDGYKDDDYQERSQKNDDYNYGSRSRSADGERNPANEVDGQYSSRGSVAKVDEQSQDGSTAGKKLESRYSGLSAGAPPSYEDAITGTHSPSYNESRDGESSQAYAPKASSSKDASPSHTTEAAPHPIPASPPAIASPPNSVQTTAQHSNREVDGFDEFDPRGSFSAAPATSNGITPASSAVEMDLLALVPVGQPDVASVAKPNAGFTSGPTFAGGPPPPLTNNQPYDDPFGDGPFRAIRSTDGVPTDHQISTSSNSFSANSNQSLDVPESAPQKPATEVGGALYNATDMPSGPFGMPPTSGTSFPQQESSTASHDIDILADILPPSAPQSFVNTQTGYQAAPNQSVPHSGFPLQINQPTMQPSLTGQYAPQNGFQAQPGQPTGFPPAQHGQPSLQANYPPQPTHSTPQAGFPSQTMALTLPGQAAQARSMQPNQPNSNFYGAYQHQSVATAPSGGYMVPPTSTGVATNQNFLSQSGSEAPQAQSSSLVAPVSVTQASTGSSAVAPKPSAEKFETKSTVWADTLSRGLVNLNISGSKTNPLANIGVDFDALNRKEKRMEKQPAATTVASTVTMGKAMGSGSGVGRAGAGSGSGSLRPQPNPMMGSVGNFNMAGGPGGSIGMGMGGYGGSQPIGRGMGMGPGVGMNMPGAMGMGMNLGMGQGMNTQQPMGHPPRSTVPGSYIPMMGAGNYSQQPYGGYR, from the exons ATGAAGAAAGCTTTTGATCAAACTGTCCGCGACAT TAAGAGAGGGGTGAACAAGAAAGTTCTTAAGGTCCCTTCAATAGAACAGAAG GTTCTCGATGCAACTAGCAATGAGCCCTGGGGTCCTCATGGATCCCTTCTTGCTGATATTGCTCAGGCAACTAGAAACTA TCACGAGTATCAGATGATCATATCAGTAATATGGAAGCGTATTAATGATACTGGAAAAAATTGGCGGCATGTCTACAAG GCATTGATTGTCTTGGAATACCTAATAGCCCATGGGTCTGAGCGTGTCATAGATGATATCAAAGAACATGCATACCAAATATCA ACATTGTCCGATTTCCAATACATTGATTCCAGTGGAAAAGACCAGGGTAACAATGTTAGAAAGAAATCTCAGAGCATAGTAGCTCTTGTAAATGATAAGGAAAGGATACAAGAGGTTCGTCAGAAGGCTGCTGCTAACAGGGACAA ATTCCGTAGTAACCCCACTGGTGGTATGTACCATCCTGGCTCTGGAGGGTATGGAGAAAAATATGATGATGATCGATATGGAAACCGAGATGATGATAGGAATGGCCATGGGAGAGATCGAGAATGGGGTTCTAGAGATGAGGATAGATATGGTCGGTATGGAGAATCATATGGCCGTGATGGAGACAGATATGGTAGAGATAATGAGGAGCGATTTGGCCGAGATGGGTACAAGGATGATGACTACCAAGAAAGAAGTCAAAAGAATGATGATTATAATTATGGGTCAAGAAGTAGAAGTGCTGATGGAGAGAGAAATCCTgcaaatgaagttgatggccaaTATTCATCCAG aggaagtgttGCAAAAGTTGACGAGCAATCTCAAGATGGAAG TACTGCTGGTAAGAAGCTTGAAAGTAGATATTCTGGGCTAAGTGCTGGTGCACCTCCTAGTTATGAGGATGCCATTACTGGAACCCACAGTCCTTCATACAATGAAAG TAGGGATGGAGAATCTTCACAAGCATATGCCCCAAAAGCTTCCTCCTCCAAAGATGCTAGCCCAAGCCATACAACTGAAGCTGCTCCACACCCTATTCCTGCTTCACCTCCTGCTATAGCATCCCCTCCTAATTCAGTTCAGACTACAGCTCAGCATAGTAACAGGGAAGTTGATGGTTTTGATGAATTTGATCCTAGAGGTTCATTTTCAG CTGCCCCTGCTACCTCAAATGGCATAACTCCTGCCTCATCTGCTGTGGAAATGGATTTGCTGGCTCTCGTGCCTGTTGGGCAGCCTGATGTTGCATCTGTAGCTAAACCAAATGCAGGCTTTACCTCTGGACCCACATTTGCTGGTGGGCCGCCACCACCATTGACTAACAATCAG CCTTACGATGATCCATTTGGTGATGGTCCTTTCAGAGCTATTAGATCTACAGATGGTGTACCAACTGACCATCAGATCAGTACATCCTCTAATTCCTTCTCTGCAAATTCCAATCAGAGCCTCGATGTGCCTGAGTCAGCTCCTCAGAAACCAGCAACTGAAGTTGGGGGTGCATTGTATAATGCAACAGACATGCCATCAGGTCCTTTTGGAATGCCACCCACTTCAGGCACATCATTTCCACAACAGGAGTCATCAACTGCCAGCCACGATATTGATATATTAGCAGATATTCTACCTCCCTCAGCCCCCCAATCTTTTGTTAATACACAAACTGGTTACCAAGCTGCACCAAACCAATCTGTGCCTCACAGCGGATTTCCACTTCAAATCAATCAACCCACAATGCAGCCATCTCTAACTGGTCAGTATGCACCCCAAAATGGTTTTCAAGCACAACCTGGCCAACCTACTGGTTTTCCTCCTGCTCAACATGGTCAGCCTTCATTGCAAGCGAACTATCCTCCTCAACCAACACACTCTACTCCACAAGCAGGCTTTCCTTCTCAAACCATGGCCTTAACCCTCCCTGGTCAAGCTGCTCAGGCACGTTCTATGCAGCCAAATCAGCCAAACTCGAACTTTTATGGAGCTTACCAACACCAATCAGTGGCTACGGCCCCATCTGGTGGGTACATGGTTCCTCCTACTTCCACAGGAGTTGCTACAAATCAAAATTTCCTTTCACAAAGTGGTTCTGAAGCTCCACAAGCACAATCAAGCAGTCTTGTGGCTCCAGTGTCAGTTACTCAAGCTTCAACAGGTTCTTCTGCTGTAGCTCCTAAACCATCCGCAGAAAAGTTTGAGACTAAGTCAACTGTTTGGGCTGACACTCTTAGCCGCGGACTGGTCAATCTAAATATTTCTGGAT CAAAAACAAATCCACTGGCTAATATAGGAGTTGATTTTGATGCCCTAAATCGCAAGGAGAAAAGGATGGAAAAACAACCAGCAGCAACTACTGTAGCATCTACAGTTACCATGGGCAAAGCAATGGGCTCTGGATCTGGGGTTGGACGTGCTGgtgctggttctggttctggttctcTAAGGCCTCAGCCTAACCCAATGATGGGTTCTGTTGGGAATTTTAACATGGCAGGTGGACCTGGTGGGAGCATAGGGATGGGCATGGGTGGCTATGGGGGAAGCCAACCGATTGGGAGAGGGATGGGGATGGGACCGGGTGTAGGTATGAACATGCCGGGAGCTATGGGTATGGGAATGAACCTAGGTATGGGCCAGGGGATGAACACGCAACAACCTATGGGACATCCTCCTAGAAGTACTGTACCTGGGAGCTACATTCCAATGATGGGAGCTGGAAACTACAGTCAACAACCATATGGTGGCTACCGATGA
- the LOC121755775 gene encoding clathrin interactor EPSIN 2-like isoform X2, whose amino-acid sequence MKKAFDQTVRDIKRGVNKKVLKVPSIEQKVLDATSNEPWGPHGSLLADIAQATRNYHEYQMIISVIWKRINDTGKNWRHVYKALIVLEYLIAHGSERVIDDIKEHAYQISTLSDFQYIDSSGKDQGNNVRKKSQSIVALVNDKERIQEVRQKAAANRDKFRSNPTGGMYHPGSGGYGEKYDDDRYGNRDDDRNGHGRDREWGSRDEDRYGRYGESYGRDGDRYGRDNEERFGRDGYKDDDYQERSQKNDDYNYGSRSRSADGERNPANEVDGQYSSRGSVAKVDEQSQDGSTAGKKLESRYSGLSAGAPPSYEDAITGTHSPSYNERDGESSQAYAPKASSSKDASPSHTTEAAPHPIPASPPAIASPPNSVQTTAQHSNREVDGFDEFDPRGSFSAAPATSNGITPASSAVEMDLLALVPVGQPDVASVAKPNAGFTSGPTFAGGPPPPLTNNQPYDDPFGDGPFRAIRSTDGVPTDHQISTSSNSFSANSNQSLDVPESAPQKPATEVGGALYNATDMPSGPFGMPPTSGTSFPQQESSTASHDIDILADILPPSAPQSFVNTQTGYQAAPNQSVPHSGFPLQINQPTMQPSLTGQYAPQNGFQAQPGQPTGFPPAQHGQPSLQANYPPQPTHSTPQAGFPSQTMALTLPGQAAQARSMQPNQPNSNFYGAYQHQSVATAPSGGYMVPPTSTGVATNQNFLSQSGSEAPQAQSSSLVAPVSVTQASTGSSAVAPKPSAEKFETKSTVWADTLSRGLVNLNISGSKTNPLANIGVDFDALNRKEKRMEKQPAATTVASTVTMGKAMGSGSGVGRAGAGSGSGSLRPQPNPMMGSVGNFNMAGGPGGSIGMGMGGYGGSQPIGRGMGMGPGVGMNMPGAMGMGMNLGMGQGMNTQQPMGHPPRSTVPGSYIPMMGAGNYSQQPYGGYR is encoded by the exons ATGAAGAAAGCTTTTGATCAAACTGTCCGCGACAT TAAGAGAGGGGTGAACAAGAAAGTTCTTAAGGTCCCTTCAATAGAACAGAAG GTTCTCGATGCAACTAGCAATGAGCCCTGGGGTCCTCATGGATCCCTTCTTGCTGATATTGCTCAGGCAACTAGAAACTA TCACGAGTATCAGATGATCATATCAGTAATATGGAAGCGTATTAATGATACTGGAAAAAATTGGCGGCATGTCTACAAG GCATTGATTGTCTTGGAATACCTAATAGCCCATGGGTCTGAGCGTGTCATAGATGATATCAAAGAACATGCATACCAAATATCA ACATTGTCCGATTTCCAATACATTGATTCCAGTGGAAAAGACCAGGGTAACAATGTTAGAAAGAAATCTCAGAGCATAGTAGCTCTTGTAAATGATAAGGAAAGGATACAAGAGGTTCGTCAGAAGGCTGCTGCTAACAGGGACAA ATTCCGTAGTAACCCCACTGGTGGTATGTACCATCCTGGCTCTGGAGGGTATGGAGAAAAATATGATGATGATCGATATGGAAACCGAGATGATGATAGGAATGGCCATGGGAGAGATCGAGAATGGGGTTCTAGAGATGAGGATAGATATGGTCGGTATGGAGAATCATATGGCCGTGATGGAGACAGATATGGTAGAGATAATGAGGAGCGATTTGGCCGAGATGGGTACAAGGATGATGACTACCAAGAAAGAAGTCAAAAGAATGATGATTATAATTATGGGTCAAGAAGTAGAAGTGCTGATGGAGAGAGAAATCCTgcaaatgaagttgatggccaaTATTCATCCAG aggaagtgttGCAAAAGTTGACGAGCAATCTCAAGATGGAAG TACTGCTGGTAAGAAGCTTGAAAGTAGATATTCTGGGCTAAGTGCTGGTGCACCTCCTAGTTATGAGGATGCCATTACTGGAACCCACAGTCCTTCATACAATGAAAG GGATGGAGAATCTTCACAAGCATATGCCCCAAAAGCTTCCTCCTCCAAAGATGCTAGCCCAAGCCATACAACTGAAGCTGCTCCACACCCTATTCCTGCTTCACCTCCTGCTATAGCATCCCCTCCTAATTCAGTTCAGACTACAGCTCAGCATAGTAACAGGGAAGTTGATGGTTTTGATGAATTTGATCCTAGAGGTTCATTTTCAG CTGCCCCTGCTACCTCAAATGGCATAACTCCTGCCTCATCTGCTGTGGAAATGGATTTGCTGGCTCTCGTGCCTGTTGGGCAGCCTGATGTTGCATCTGTAGCTAAACCAAATGCAGGCTTTACCTCTGGACCCACATTTGCTGGTGGGCCGCCACCACCATTGACTAACAATCAG CCTTACGATGATCCATTTGGTGATGGTCCTTTCAGAGCTATTAGATCTACAGATGGTGTACCAACTGACCATCAGATCAGTACATCCTCTAATTCCTTCTCTGCAAATTCCAATCAGAGCCTCGATGTGCCTGAGTCAGCTCCTCAGAAACCAGCAACTGAAGTTGGGGGTGCATTGTATAATGCAACAGACATGCCATCAGGTCCTTTTGGAATGCCACCCACTTCAGGCACATCATTTCCACAACAGGAGTCATCAACTGCCAGCCACGATATTGATATATTAGCAGATATTCTACCTCCCTCAGCCCCCCAATCTTTTGTTAATACACAAACTGGTTACCAAGCTGCACCAAACCAATCTGTGCCTCACAGCGGATTTCCACTTCAAATCAATCAACCCACAATGCAGCCATCTCTAACTGGTCAGTATGCACCCCAAAATGGTTTTCAAGCACAACCTGGCCAACCTACTGGTTTTCCTCCTGCTCAACATGGTCAGCCTTCATTGCAAGCGAACTATCCTCCTCAACCAACACACTCTACTCCACAAGCAGGCTTTCCTTCTCAAACCATGGCCTTAACCCTCCCTGGTCAAGCTGCTCAGGCACGTTCTATGCAGCCAAATCAGCCAAACTCGAACTTTTATGGAGCTTACCAACACCAATCAGTGGCTACGGCCCCATCTGGTGGGTACATGGTTCCTCCTACTTCCACAGGAGTTGCTACAAATCAAAATTTCCTTTCACAAAGTGGTTCTGAAGCTCCACAAGCACAATCAAGCAGTCTTGTGGCTCCAGTGTCAGTTACTCAAGCTTCAACAGGTTCTTCTGCTGTAGCTCCTAAACCATCCGCAGAAAAGTTTGAGACTAAGTCAACTGTTTGGGCTGACACTCTTAGCCGCGGACTGGTCAATCTAAATATTTCTGGAT CAAAAACAAATCCACTGGCTAATATAGGAGTTGATTTTGATGCCCTAAATCGCAAGGAGAAAAGGATGGAAAAACAACCAGCAGCAACTACTGTAGCATCTACAGTTACCATGGGCAAAGCAATGGGCTCTGGATCTGGGGTTGGACGTGCTGgtgctggttctggttctggttctcTAAGGCCTCAGCCTAACCCAATGATGGGTTCTGTTGGGAATTTTAACATGGCAGGTGGACCTGGTGGGAGCATAGGGATGGGCATGGGTGGCTATGGGGGAAGCCAACCGATTGGGAGAGGGATGGGGATGGGACCGGGTGTAGGTATGAACATGCCGGGAGCTATGGGTATGGGAATGAACCTAGGTATGGGCCAGGGGATGAACACGCAACAACCTATGGGACATCCTCCTAGAAGTACTGTACCTGGGAGCTACATTCCAATGATGGGAGCTGGAAACTACAGTCAACAACCATATGGTGGCTACCGATGA